The window CGAAGAAATATCCCCGGGGACGTAGACATCTTTGGCTTTCAGAAACGGTCGTCCCATAACGGTCACGGTAAGGCCGTTTCGGTTTACCTCGGCCCCGAAGTGCTCCAGCATCCGTTCCGTATGGTCGCGGGAAAGCGCCGGTTCGGTGACTCTTGTTTCCCCGTCGGCGTAAAGCCCGGCCAGGAGGATGGCGGATTTGACCTGGGCGCTGGCCACGGGAGTGTTGTATTCCAAGGGGCGCAAATTTCCCCCTCTAACCGCCAGGGGCGCGAGCTCACCGTCTCCACGGCCCATAATTGCGGCGCCCATGGATCGCAGAGGGCTTGTCACCCGGCCCATCGGGCGCCGACGAAGGCTTGCGTCTCCCGTGACGACGCTGAAAAAGGGTTGTCCGGACAGTATGCCGAGAATGAGCCGGGTTGTGGTCCCGGAATTTTTCGCGTCAAGGACATCCGAAGGCTCTCGAAGTCCGTATAACCCTTTTCCCAACACCCTGACCTTTGCGGGAGCAAACTTTTCCACTTCCACGCCCATGCTCTTAAAACATGCCAGAGTGGCCAGGCAGTCCTCACCCTCGAGAAAGTTTTCCACGACCGTCTCGCCCTCGGCTATACCGCCAAGCATCAACGCCCGGTGGGATATTGACTTGTCGCCGGGAACCTTGACCTCGCCTTTAAGGGATCTAACAGGCCGGATGTTGAGTTCCAAAGTAAAGCACCTCGTTTTAAGGTTCAACGTTTAAGGTTCAACGTTCAAGGTTTAAGGTTCACGGTTCAAAAAGCGTGTTGAAAAAAATAATCCGCAGGAAGATACCCAACAGCTTTCGTCGGATGGGACTTAGGAAAAGTCCCGGAGTCCGCTGAAAACAAGCATGACGCGGAAGGCGATGCCGGGTGAGTTTTAGACTTACTTTCTTACTCCTGACTTATAACGTAGAACGGACTTCTAAGACTATCCGTCCAAGCTGTCACCGCTTCCTGGTTTCGATCCCGGCGTTTCGCAGGAGTATTACCGCATCCTCCTGATCGACGGACCGGGCGAAGCCGAGTCTTATAGTGCCCCCTTCGCCTTCACGGACCCTGAGGATTTCGATGTCACAGATGTTTATCCCGGCGTTTCCAAGAATACCGGCCAGACCCGCGATGATCCCCGGTTTATCGGGCACCGTGACCACTATCTCGCAGAGTTCGGGGAGGTACCCCTTGCTCTTGGCCGGTACCACACGTCTCAGTGACTGCGCCTTTGTCAGCCAATCCTCGAGTCCTGCGGCATCGCCGGACCTGATGAGCGCTGTCAAATCAGCTATCGAGGAGTCGAATCGATCAAGCATATCAAGGATCGTATCGGCGTTCGACAAAATAATATCGCGCCACATGACGGGGTCACCCGCCGCCACCCGGGTGGTGTCGCGAAAACCGCCGGCGGCGAAAGGCAGTACCGCTTCCCGTTCCGGCAGGTCGGAAACGGTGTTTGCCAGCGCGGCGGCAACACAATGTGGGAGGTGGCTTACTGTGGCCACATATAGATCGTGGGATTCGGGGGAAAGCTCGACGACACGGGCCCCCACCGACATCGCGAGGTCGCGGATTTGCGCGAGCGGTTCCGGCCGGGTTTTCGGCGTGGTCGTCAGAATATAGTAGGCGTTCTCAAAAAGGTAGGGATCCGCGCCCTTTACACCGGTTATCTCCGAGCCGGCCATCGGGTGGCCTCCTACGAAGTAAAAACCGCGGGTTTCGGCGAGCGGTTCAAGCGCCCTTACCACAGCGGCTTTGGTGCTCCCCACATCCGTGACGGTCGTTCCGGCTTCGAGATACGGGCTGATTTCTGAAACAACGGGTATTATCGCACTGACGGGGGTCGCCACAACAACCACAGAAGCCTCGGTCACTCCCCGGCGGAGGTCGGTGGTGGTCTTATCGACCGCGCCCACCTCAACCGCCAATCGAAGGTTGTCCTCGTTCCGACCGACCCCGATCACTTCCGCCGCAAGGCCCAGCCGTTTAACGGCCATTCCGAGTGAACCGCCGATTAGACCGACTCCTATTATCGTAATCCTTTCTAACAAGTTCCGTCCTCCCACCGTGGGTAAGATCCTAAAACTTTAAAAAATTTGCTCAGTTCCTGTATCTCTCCCAAGGCTTGCGCCACCAAGGGGTCTTCCAAATGGCCTTCGCAGTCCACAAAAAATATATAATGCCCGATGCTTCGGCGGGCCGGGCGCGATTCGATCTTTGTGAGATTAATACCGCGGTTGGCAAAAAAACCAAGAGCTTCGTAAAGCGTGCCGGGACGGTCCCGGACCAGGGAAAAAGCCACGGAAGTCTTATCTTTCCCCGTTTGCTTCACCGGACACCGCCCTAACACCACGAAACGGGTTTCGTTATCTATGGTATCCTGAACCGCACGCGCCACAACCGCAAGCCCGAAGTGCTCCGCTGCTTTTTCCGTGCCGATGGCCGCCCAGGGCTCGCCCGATGAAGCGACGAGGCGCGCCGCTTCGGCCGTGCTGGTGGTCGGCTCCCGGAAGGCATGCGGGAGCTTACTTTCCAAGTATTCCCTGCACTGCGCCAGGGCGTGAGGATGTGAAAGGACGCGGGTAATGTCCTTTAATCCCGGCCGTGCGAGGAGGTGATGCATCACCGGGAGGACAACCTCTCCGGTAATAAGTGCGTTGTCGTCCCTGATAAGAAGGTCGAGGGTGATGTTGACGCTGCCTTCCACGGAATTCTCCGCCGGTATGACGGCAGCGTCGATTTCCCCGGAGGATACGGACTTTATCAACTCCGGGATTTCGCTGTACGGTATGCCCTCATAACCTTTTCCGGTAAAAAAGCAGGCCATAGCCTGCTCGGTGAAGGTGCCGGTGGGACCGAGAAAACCTACCTTCATTGATACTGCCGCTCCTGGTCTGTCGTTTTCGGGCATCACAGGATACCGCTCACGAACCGTTTCCGGCACACGTGCTCCTATGACGCCGCACTTGTCTTTGCTCCTGTTTTTCAAGTTTCAACGCATTGCTTTAAACAAACCGGCCTTTCTCTTAAAGCGGTTTCCATAGTGCTTGTGGAAACCGGCGTTACAGTTTCTTTCCCATTGCGTTAGCTATCTGCCGCAAATCCTTCATCATAGCCTCAAAATTATCCGGCGTGAGCGACTGTGCACCGTCGCAGAGCGCCTCCGCGGGGTTCTTGTGCACCTCCACTATCAGACCGTCGGCTCCCGCCGCAATCGCCGCCCGGGACATAGGGGCTACGAACTTCCAGCGCCCGATACCGTGACTCGGGTCCACGACCACCGGTAGATGGGAGAGGTATTTCACTATCGGCACGGCGGAAAGGTCCAGCGTGTTCCGGGTGTACGTTTCAAAGCTGCGGATCCCCCGTTCACACAAAATAACATTTGAATTTCCGCCGGACAGGACATACTCCGCGGCCATCAACCACTCTTCAATGGTGGCCGAGATACCCCTTTTCAATAATATGGGCTTGTTCACTATTCCTATTTCTTTGAGCAGATCAAAGTTCTGCATATTGCGGGTTCCTACCTGTATGATGTCCGCATATCCCGCCACAATCGGAAGGGTACGGATATCCATTACTTCGGTCACTATTTTCAGGCCAAACCGTTCCCTGGCTTCGGCAAGGATTTTCAAACCTTCTTCCCCCATACCCTGGAAGGCGTACGGTGAAGTGCGGGGTTTGAAGGCGCCCCCGCGCAAAATGGTGGCCCCTGAAAGGGCGACCTTTTCCGCAGTGGTCAGGAGTTGTTCCCGGCTTTCAACGGCACAGGGTCCCGCCATGACGTGAATCCTTTCCCCGCCGATTTCGAGATCTCCGACGCGGACCACCGTGCGTTCCGCCCGGAAAGAGCGGCTGGCCATCTTGTACGGCTGCAGGATGGGTATCACTTCTTCCACCCCCGGTAATGCCTCGATGGCGATTCCGCCTAAACGCATCTTATCGCCTATGAGTCCGATAATAGTTTTCTCCTCACCGCGTGATAAATGAGTCTTAAGACCCGCCGCTTCAAGCCGCTTGACTACTCCCTGGATATCTTCCTCGGCGGCGTTATCCGCCATAACAACGATCATGGTATTACCTCCAAAACCGCAAGTTATGTAACTGTTCAGGCACCCTGTATGGCACGGCGGATAGGCTGCGCAAAGTTTTGTCGGCGCCACCGGCCGGATGCTCACGTACGTTTCGTGTACGCTTCGCTCCGTCCGGCGTCGTCCTTCGCGCTCTGCTTGCATCTCGCCGTGCTCCGTCAGCGAAGCATTAATGGCTGACGTTATCCTGTAAGAACCTTATCCAACGCCTCGATAAAACGGGCGTTCTGCGTAGGGGTTCCAACGGTCACTCTCAAGTGGGTCGGCAAACCGAATCCGCCGCGAATGATGACACCTTGTTTCAGCATCCGGAAGAAAACGTCTTTTTCGTCGCGGCCCGCGTCAAAGAAAATAAAGTTCGCTTCCGTGGGAACGTAATAAATGCCCCGGGCGGTAAAGGCTTCATAAATGTATTTTTTCCCGCCTTCGTTTATTTGCCGCGTCAGCGCCACGAAATCTTCATCCGTTAAAGCCGCCAGGGCTGCTTCCTGCGCCAGGGCGTTCACGTTGAACGGCTCCCGGACGCGGTTGAGATATTCGATCAGCGAAGGCGGCCCTACGCCGTAACCGACGCGGAGGCCCGCCAGGCCGTACATTTTAGAAAAAGTGCGTAAGACAACGACGTTCAGGCTCTTTTTTAGGTAGTTAAGCCCGTCCGGATAATCCGGGCTGGTGACATACTCGTAGTAAGCCTCGTCAAAAACGACGACCGTTCCGGGTGGGGTCCGCTCCAGCAAGGAAGCGACCTCTTCCCTGCCGGCTATGGCGCCGGTGGGGTTGTTCGGATTACAGAGGTAAATCATCTTGGTCCTGGGTGTCAGCCGACGGGCCATCTCTTCGATGTTCATGCGGAAGTTTATCAACGGCACTTCCACCGGAACAGCCCCCATAAGCCGGGCCAACGGTTCATAACGGGGAAAACTCGGTACCGGCATTATCACCTCGTCACCGGGTTCCAGCAGCGCCAGCGAGAGCATCTGCACCAGTTCGTTGGAGCCGTTGCCGACCATAATCGCCGCCGGGTCGACGCCGAGACGCGCCGCCAGCGCATGACGCAGACGGTACGAGCTGCCGTCGGGGTAAAGGTTGATCTCTCCCGCAGCCGCGGCAATTGCCGCAATCGCCTTGGGTGAAGGCCCCAGCGGGTTTTCGTTGGAAGCCAGCTTTATGACGTCTTCCAGCCCAAGTTCCCTTTTTACCTCTTCAATCGGTTTGCCCGGCTGGTATACAGCCAGGGTATCCAGACAATCGCGCACCTTGATTTCCATAAAACCTCACCTTTGGGTTTTTGAACATATTATCACATCTAAAATCGTTTTTCCAGGTTCAACG is drawn from Bacillota bacterium and contains these coding sequences:
- the pheA gene encoding prephenate dehydratase, which produces MKVGFLGPTGTFTEQAMACFFTGKGYEGIPYSEIPELIKSVSSGEIDAAVIPAENSVEGSVNITLDLLIRDDNALITGEVVLPVMHHLLARPGLKDITRVLSHPHALAQCREYLESKLPHAFREPTTSTAEAARLVASSGEPWAAIGTEKAAEHFGLAVVARAVQDTIDNETRFVVLGRCPVKQTGKDKTSVAFSLVRDRPGTLYEALGFFANRGINLTKIESRPARRSIGHYIFFVDCEGHLEDPLVAQALGEIQELSKFFKVLGSYPRWEDGTC
- the aroF gene encoding 3-deoxy-7-phosphoheptulonate synthase — translated: MIVVMADNAAEEDIQGVVKRLEAAGLKTHLSRGEEKTIIGLIGDKMRLGGIAIEALPGVEEVIPILQPYKMASRSFRAERTVVRVGDLEIGGERIHVMAGPCAVESREQLLTTAEKVALSGATILRGGAFKPRTSPYAFQGMGEEGLKILAEARERFGLKIVTEVMDIRTLPIVAGYADIIQVGTRNMQNFDLLKEIGIVNKPILLKRGISATIEEWLMAAEYVLSGGNSNVILCERGIRSFETYTRNTLDLSAVPIVKYLSHLPVVVDPSHGIGRWKFVAPMSRAAIAAGADGLIVEVHKNPAEALCDGAQSLTPDNFEAMMKDLRQIANAMGKKL
- a CDS encoding prephenate dehydrogenase is translated as MLERITIIGVGLIGGSLGMAVKRLGLAAEVIGVGRNEDNLRLAVEVGAVDKTTTDLRRGVTEASVVVVATPVSAIIPVVSEISPYLEAGTTVTDVGSTKAAVVRALEPLAETRGFYFVGGHPMAGSEITGVKGADPYLFENAYYILTTTPKTRPEPLAQIRDLAMSVGARVVELSPESHDLYVATVSHLPHCVAAALANTVSDLPEREAVLPFAAGGFRDTTRVAAGDPVMWRDIILSNADTILDMLDRFDSSIADLTALIRSGDAAGLEDWLTKAQSLRRVVPAKSKGYLPELCEIVVTVPDKPGIIAGLAGILGNAGINICDIEILRVREGEGGTIRLGFARSVDQEDAVILLRNAGIETRKR
- the hisC gene encoding histidinol-phosphate transaminase → MEIKVRDCLDTLAVYQPGKPIEEVKRELGLEDVIKLASNENPLGPSPKAIAAIAAAAGEINLYPDGSSYRLRHALAARLGVDPAAIMVGNGSNELVQMLSLALLEPGDEVIMPVPSFPRYEPLARLMGAVPVEVPLINFRMNIEEMARRLTPRTKMIYLCNPNNPTGAIAGREEVASLLERTPPGTVVVFDEAYYEYVTSPDYPDGLNYLKKSLNVVVLRTFSKMYGLAGLRVGYGVGPPSLIEYLNRVREPFNVNALAQEAALAALTDEDFVALTRQINEGGKKYIYEAFTARGIYYVPTEANFIFFDAGRDEKDVFFRMLKQGVIIRGGFGLPTHLRVTVGTPTQNARFIEALDKVLTG
- the aroA gene encoding 3-phosphoshikimate 1-carboxyvinyltransferase; translated protein: MELNIRPVRSLKGEVKVPGDKSISHRALMLGGIAEGETVVENFLEGEDCLATLACFKSMGVEVEKFAPAKVRVLGKGLYGLREPSDVLDAKNSGTTTRLILGILSGQPFFSVVTGDASLRRRPMGRVTSPLRSMGAAIMGRGDGELAPLAVRGGNLRPLEYNTPVASAQVKSAILLAGLYADGETRVTEPALSRDHTERMLEHFGAEVNRNGLTVTVMGRPFLKAKDVYVPGDISSAAFLLVAACIVPDAEIKIKGVGLNPTRTGILDALKAMGARMQVAGTGSSGGEPFGDITVFSSPLAGTEIGGKLIPRMIDEIPVLAVAAAYAAGRTVIKDAAELKFKESNRLQVMADELGRMGAKIRELPDGLVIEGGGHLHGANVGSHADHRVAMALTVAGMAAEGRTIISGADSIDVSFPGFTKVIQGLSVPG